A DNA window from Mycobacteriales bacterium contains the following coding sequences:
- a CDS encoding helix-turn-helix domain-containing protein, whose amino-acid sequence MSPSQKYEIWLQLVRQEATIAEVAAAEQVDRSTIMRIRTVAKEGALAALAASRPGVHGRERDYELELAKIEVARLSEALKEMAVKLMLVEGKGRWG is encoded by the coding sequence TTGAGCCCTTCGCAGAAGTACGAGATCTGGTTGCAGCTGGTCCGTCAGGAAGCCACGATCGCCGAGGTCGCGGCGGCCGAGCAGGTCGACCGTTCGACGATCATGCGGATCCGGACGGTCGCGAAGGAGGGCGCGCTGGCCGCGCTCGCCGCGTCCCGGCCGGGGGTGCATGGCCGGGAACGCGACTACGAACTCGAGCTGGCGAAGATCGAGGTGGCCCGGCTGTCCGAGGCGCTCAAGGAGATGGCTGTCAAGCTCATGCTGGTCGAGGGAAAAGGGCGTTGGGGCTGA